One genomic window of Canis aureus isolate CA01 chromosome 15, VMU_Caureus_v.1.0, whole genome shotgun sequence includes the following:
- the LOC144285114 gene encoding uncharacterized protein LOC144285114 codes for MRLLRTLETLSSTWDNGWRRRREEKDIPHTPVVIRKQPKTANGGLQGFKPRVSAVGTPATTTAPRPPQPLRARALVCAPTPRWSGGYSAGCTYVSSVPPQAERASALRKNRIYPTTPSRRELLEQQVEELVPALLRLDNLFLFEFLNVLEEYGTPEEVLDLLFAKYRYIIHTCKKEGILDQWEIAMSSFLTIWLDYYEEDFHDPPEFPALTKLLKFTGQYVPGSVLDCRAERYLWRFINLHQAEFEGGDDTVFGPRATPGTTAARAHPRPTVGPAEAPA; via the exons ATGCGGCTGCTTCGAACGCTGGAGACGTTG AGCTCCACATGGGACAATGGGTGGCGGCGGAGGCGGGAAGAAAAGGACATCCCCCACACCCCGGTGGTGATCAGGAAGCAGCCCAAAACAGCTAATGGAGGCCTGCAAGGGTTcaag CCCCGTGTTTCTGCTGTGGGCACTCCTgccaccaccaccgccccccGTCCCCCGCAGCCACTGAGAGCTCGGGCTTTGGTCTGCGCTCCAACACCCAGGTGGTCTGGAGGCTACAGTGCAGGCTGCACATACGTctcctctgtcccacctcaggctgaAAGGGCCTCAGCCCTGAGAAAGAATCGGATCTACCCAACCACCCCCAGCCGGAGGGAGCTGCTGGAGCAGCAGGTAGAAGAACTGGTGCCTGCCTTGCTGCGCTTGGACAATCTGTTCCTATttgaatttctaaatgttttggAGGAATATGGCACCCCTGaagaggtgctggacctgctgtttgcAAA aTATCGATACATCATACATACTTGCAAGAAGGAAGGAATCCTGGACCAGTGGGAAAT CGCCATGTCCTCCTTCTTGACCATCTGGCTGGACTACTATGAGGAGGACTTCCACGATCCCCCAGAATTTCCTGCCCTGACAAAGCTGCTGAAATTCACAGGGCAGTACGTGCCAGGCTCAGTGCTCGACTGTCGTGCCGAGCGCTACCTTTGGCGTTTCATAAACCTCCATCAAGCGGAGTTTGAGGGTGGAG atGATACTGT CTTCGGACCCCGAGCAACACCCGGAACCACCGCGGCAAGAGCCCACCCGAGGccgactgtggggcctgctgaagCTCCTGCCTGA